From the genome of Tachysurus fulvidraco isolate hzauxx_2018 chromosome 20, HZAU_PFXX_2.0, whole genome shotgun sequence, one region includes:
- the umodl1 gene encoding uromodulin-like 1 isoform X1, whose translation MLWMFWTVLLLRTFTTGHDTLHEGYTLSLSGYHVCTGIELVPMTTVISYKSVYTQMVPCGGWLPWKMCNVTRYRTVYQTQVVNSEKPVTKCCEGFEQVGSYCALALDRSSEFTAKPGVCPAHPVSGPLCLWDSDCPHWQKCCQTGNQSVCVEPQSPVNMTSWLNVTVTVKTAFSLVDTSSGMLNHTRLLHSVVMGALSSVQVSVYHMHSWSSGWFSTSSCLLLGSSQLLSLTSVSDTLLLLLGNIDEVTAVDVRDVDECATPVLRACHPLAHCSNTLGSYNCTCAAGCVDLQPSRPGTQCRNTSSSSSSSSSSSSSDWNIISFGPLRKRPQQITSTTLSTTTSSTPPTTSSTANFNTSFTFPPPVSRCSSKSSSSPELTIPYVTNLWVKNVTSSSFQLLWNFPLHINLTSKLILFHGTHQLGIVETELSDWTWTKLQPGGLYTAHVALCMCGSCGNATELKVKTDAQILRAVVRITNVNFTVDLQNPESTEYKTFVENVRNETLRSPDFWVRNLVHSGKVLVLISHLAPGSVVVTFTLVFLPTEQDNYKIAIYLMESLQNSSQFTCDRNFTEITDVDECALGEMDCSSGAKCENTFGSYTCVCPHGYTDANPERPGRTCQENDMTVSDSSPSPSTTTISTTSTMSSLTEATNITSSIPVTHGTDVTVSSSTADWSDKKTTELTSTSSTSSLTQTTTKTASTSTSNTTIISQTELITVECGPGYMVVSVSRIFLEWKHISESSLYLGAPSCNVTQVNLNHVKLLVEWGTCGTHLQQNNQNSTVQVTLYNTDMRLQVPVICTYINSFIISAGYSTSGYNTINNVVEGSGMYHVTVRLLNGTNPLPQNYTLSPEDEVIIEVGLNSNISHIKVVINKCWAHPSNNAIEPPQSIFHENSCPVLDKYTRVLQNGESSHSQLAVSLFYLVDFDVIYLHCQIQICIETSEATCRPNCNTTSRMARTSRGANVIGMAKASCGPLLKSHQEVTLQDTVWNMRTLSFILLALGVCVLAVAALAVALFCRRRMGNYNFQFKPREENFTYHVFNT comes from the exons GATACACCCTCTCACTGTCAGGGTACCATGTGTGTACCGGGATCGAGCTCGTTCCCATGACGACAGTGATCTCATATAAGAGTGTTTACACCCAGATGGTGCCGTGTGGCGGTTGGCTGCCGTGGAAaatgtgtaacgtgacacgctACCGCACCGTGTACCAGACTCAGGTCGTCAACTCGGAGAAACCGGTGACGAAGTGCTGCGAAGGCTTCGAGCAAGTGGGCAGTTACTGCGCTCTGG ccctCGACAGGAGTTCTGAGTTTACGGCTAAACCTGGAGTTTGTCCTGCACATCCTGTCTCAGGTCCTCTGTGTCTCTGGGACTCGGATTGTCCTCACTGGCAGAAATGCTGCCAAACAGGAAACCAGAGTGTCTGTGTGGAGCCTCAGAGCCCCG TGAATATGACCTCGTGGCTGAACGTGACAGTGACGGTGAAAACAGCGTTCAGTTTGGTGGACACGAGCAGTGGGATGTTGAACCACACACGTCTGCTGCACTCTGTG gtgatggGAGCTCTGAGCTCTGTGCAGGTCTCAGTGTACCACATGCACTCGTGGTCTTCAGGATGGTTCAGTACGTCCTCCTGCCTCCTGCTCGGCTCGTCTCAGCTCCTGTCCCTAACCAGCGTCTCTGACACACTCCTGCTCCTGCTAGGGAACATAGACGAGGTGACGGCTGTGGACGTCAggg atgtggATGAGTGTGCCACGCCCGTGCTGAGAGCCTGCCATCCCCTTGCCCACTGCTCTAACACTCTGGGATCCTATAATTGCACGTGTGCTGCTGGATGTGTGGATCTTCAGCCCAGCAGGCCAGGAACACAGTGTAGGA acacatcctcctcctcctcctcctcctcctcctcctcttcctcagatTGGAATATAATCAGCTTTGGGCCTCTAAGGAAACGTCCTCAGCAAATTACCTCCACTACTTTGTCCACTACTACATCCAGTACACCACCTACTACATCCTCCACTGCTAACTTCAACACTTCCTTCACTTTCCCACCACCCGTTTCTCGCTGCAGCTCTAAGTCCAGCTCGAGTCCTGAGCTCA ctATTCCGTATGTCACCAACCTCTGGGTCAAAAACGTCACAAGCTCATCCTTCCAGCTGTTGTGGAACTTTCCTCTTCACATCAACCTCACGTCAAAGCTCATCCTCTTCCATGGGACCCACCAGCTGGGCATCGTGGAAACGGAGCTCTCTGATTGGACATGGACCAAGCTTCagcctgggggtctgtacaccgCCCATGTGGCCCTGTGTATGTGCGGTTCCTGTGGAAACGCCACCGAGCTGAAGGTGAAGACAG ATGCACAGATCCTCAGAGCTGTTGTCCGAATAACCAACGTTAACTTCACCGTGGATCTGCAGAACCCCGAAAGCACAGAGTACAAGACGTTTGTTGAAAATGTTAGAAACGAG ACTCTTCGCTCTCCCGACTTCTGGGTCCGGAACTTGGTTCACTCCGGGAAGGTGTTAGTTTTAATCTCTCATCTGGCTCCAGGCAGCGTCGTGGTCACCTTCACGCTCGTGTTCCTGCCCACCGAGCAGGACAACTACAAAATTGCCATTTATCTGATGGAGTCCCTGCAGAACAGCTCGCAGTTCACCTGCGACAGAAACTTCACCGAGATCACGG ATGTAGATGAGTGCGCTCTGGGTGAGATGGACTGTTCCTCAGGGGCCAAATGTGAGAACACCTTCGGTTCCTACACCTGCGTGTGTCCCCATGGTTACACTGATGCAAACCCAGAGAGGCCGGGACGCACCTGCCAAG AGAACGACATGACAGTTTCCGATTCTTCTCCAAGTCCATCTACCACGACCATCTCTACGACGTCCACCATGAGCTCTCTAACCGAAGCCACAAATATAACATCCTCTATACCTGTCACACACGGCACAGATGTAACAGTCAGCTCATCCACAGCAGACTGGTCTGATAAGAAAACCACAGAATTGACAAGCACATCATCCACCAGTTCCCTCACCCAAACCACAACAAAAACAGCTTCAACCTCCACCTccaacaccaccatcatctcTCAAACGGAGCTCATCACAGTGGAGTGCGGTCCCGGGTACATGGTCGTATCCGTGTCACGGATTTTCCTGGAGTGGAAACACATCTCAGAGTCCTCGCTGTACCTGGGCGCTCCCAGCTGTAACGTGACTCAGGTGAACCTCAACCACGTCAAGCTCCTCGTGGAATGGGGAACATGTGGAACTCATCTGCAG CAAAACAACCAGAACAGCACGGTGCAGGTGACCCTCTATAACACGGACATGCGGCTCCAGGTTCCCGTCATCTGCACCTACATCAACAGTTTTATCATCTCTGCAGGATACAGCACCTCTGG ATACAACACGATTAACAATGTGGTGGAGGGATCCGGGATGTACCACGTGACCGTGCGCTTGTTAAATGGGACAAACCCTCTGCCTCAGAACTACACCCTGTCCCCTGAAGATGAGGTCATCATTGAGGTGGGGCTGAACTCCAACATCTCACATATTAAAGTGGTCATTAATAAATGCTGGGCTCATCCCAGTAACAACGCCATCGAGCCGCCGCAAAGCATCTTCCACGAGAACAG ttgTCCAGTCCTGGACAAATACACCAGGGTGCTGCAGAACGGTGAATCCTCTCACTCTCAGTTGGCTGTATCTCTGTTCTACCTGGTGGACTTTGACGTTATTTACCTGCACTGTCAGATTCAGATCTGCATCGAGACGTCAGAAGCCACGTGTCGCCCT AACTGTAACACGACCTCCCGCATGGCGAGAACCTCCAGAGGAGCTAACGTGATCGGGATGGCTAAAGCCTCATGCGGTCCTCTACTGAAGTCACATCAGG aagtcaCCCTGCAGGACACGGTGTGGAACATGCGCACTCTCAGCTTCATCCTCTTGGccttgggagtgtgtgtgttggcagtcGCAGCCCTGGCTGTGGCTTTGTTCTGCAGACGCAGGATGGGAAACTACAACTTCCAGTTCAAGCCACGTGAGGAGAACTTCACCTACCACGTCTTCAACacctga
- the umodl1 gene encoding uromodulin-like 1 isoform X2, which translates to MLWMFWTVLLLRTFTTGHDTLHEGYTLSLSGYHVCTGIELVPMTTVISYKSVYTQMVPCGGWLPWKMCNVTRYRTVYQTQVVNSEKPVTKCCEGFEQVGSYCALALDRSSEFTAKPGVCPAHPVSGPLCLWDSDCPHWQKCCQTGNQSVCVEPQSPVNMTSWLNVTVTVKTAFSLVDTSSGMLNHTRLLHSVVMGALSSVQVSVYHMHSWSSGWFSTSSCLLLGSSQLLSLTSVSDTLLLLLGNIDEVTAVDVRDVDECATPVLRACHPLAHCSNTLGSYNCTCAAGCVDLQPSRPGTQCRTIPYVTNLWVKNVTSSSFQLLWNFPLHINLTSKLILFHGTHQLGIVETELSDWTWTKLQPGGLYTAHVALCMCGSCGNATELKVKTDAQILRAVVRITNVNFTVDLQNPESTEYKTFVENVRNETLRSPDFWVRNLVHSGKVLVLISHLAPGSVVVTFTLVFLPTEQDNYKIAIYLMESLQNSSQFTCDRNFTEITDVDECALGEMDCSSGAKCENTFGSYTCVCPHGYTDANPERPGRTCQENDMTVSDSSPSPSTTTISTTSTMSSLTEATNITSSIPVTHGTDVTVSSSTADWSDKKTTELTSTSSTSSLTQTTTKTASTSTSNTTIISQTELITVECGPGYMVVSVSRIFLEWKHISESSLYLGAPSCNVTQVNLNHVKLLVEWGTCGTHLQQNNQNSTVQVTLYNTDMRLQVPVICTYINSFIISAGYSTSGYNTINNVVEGSGMYHVTVRLLNGTNPLPQNYTLSPEDEVIIEVGLNSNISHIKVVINKCWAHPSNNAIEPPQSIFHENSCPVLDKYTRVLQNGESSHSQLAVSLFYLVDFDVIYLHCQIQICIETSEATCRPNCNTTSRMARTSRGANVIGMAKASCGPLLKSHQEVTLQDTVWNMRTLSFILLALGVCVLAVAALAVALFCRRRMGNYNFQFKPREENFTYHVFNT; encoded by the exons GATACACCCTCTCACTGTCAGGGTACCATGTGTGTACCGGGATCGAGCTCGTTCCCATGACGACAGTGATCTCATATAAGAGTGTTTACACCCAGATGGTGCCGTGTGGCGGTTGGCTGCCGTGGAAaatgtgtaacgtgacacgctACCGCACCGTGTACCAGACTCAGGTCGTCAACTCGGAGAAACCGGTGACGAAGTGCTGCGAAGGCTTCGAGCAAGTGGGCAGTTACTGCGCTCTGG ccctCGACAGGAGTTCTGAGTTTACGGCTAAACCTGGAGTTTGTCCTGCACATCCTGTCTCAGGTCCTCTGTGTCTCTGGGACTCGGATTGTCCTCACTGGCAGAAATGCTGCCAAACAGGAAACCAGAGTGTCTGTGTGGAGCCTCAGAGCCCCG TGAATATGACCTCGTGGCTGAACGTGACAGTGACGGTGAAAACAGCGTTCAGTTTGGTGGACACGAGCAGTGGGATGTTGAACCACACACGTCTGCTGCACTCTGTG gtgatggGAGCTCTGAGCTCTGTGCAGGTCTCAGTGTACCACATGCACTCGTGGTCTTCAGGATGGTTCAGTACGTCCTCCTGCCTCCTGCTCGGCTCGTCTCAGCTCCTGTCCCTAACCAGCGTCTCTGACACACTCCTGCTCCTGCTAGGGAACATAGACGAGGTGACGGCTGTGGACGTCAggg atgtggATGAGTGTGCCACGCCCGTGCTGAGAGCCTGCCATCCCCTTGCCCACTGCTCTAACACTCTGGGATCCTATAATTGCACGTGTGCTGCTGGATGTGTGGATCTTCAGCCCAGCAGGCCAGGAACACAGTGTAGGA ctATTCCGTATGTCACCAACCTCTGGGTCAAAAACGTCACAAGCTCATCCTTCCAGCTGTTGTGGAACTTTCCTCTTCACATCAACCTCACGTCAAAGCTCATCCTCTTCCATGGGACCCACCAGCTGGGCATCGTGGAAACGGAGCTCTCTGATTGGACATGGACCAAGCTTCagcctgggggtctgtacaccgCCCATGTGGCCCTGTGTATGTGCGGTTCCTGTGGAAACGCCACCGAGCTGAAGGTGAAGACAG ATGCACAGATCCTCAGAGCTGTTGTCCGAATAACCAACGTTAACTTCACCGTGGATCTGCAGAACCCCGAAAGCACAGAGTACAAGACGTTTGTTGAAAATGTTAGAAACGAG ACTCTTCGCTCTCCCGACTTCTGGGTCCGGAACTTGGTTCACTCCGGGAAGGTGTTAGTTTTAATCTCTCATCTGGCTCCAGGCAGCGTCGTGGTCACCTTCACGCTCGTGTTCCTGCCCACCGAGCAGGACAACTACAAAATTGCCATTTATCTGATGGAGTCCCTGCAGAACAGCTCGCAGTTCACCTGCGACAGAAACTTCACCGAGATCACGG ATGTAGATGAGTGCGCTCTGGGTGAGATGGACTGTTCCTCAGGGGCCAAATGTGAGAACACCTTCGGTTCCTACACCTGCGTGTGTCCCCATGGTTACACTGATGCAAACCCAGAGAGGCCGGGACGCACCTGCCAAG AGAACGACATGACAGTTTCCGATTCTTCTCCAAGTCCATCTACCACGACCATCTCTACGACGTCCACCATGAGCTCTCTAACCGAAGCCACAAATATAACATCCTCTATACCTGTCACACACGGCACAGATGTAACAGTCAGCTCATCCACAGCAGACTGGTCTGATAAGAAAACCACAGAATTGACAAGCACATCATCCACCAGTTCCCTCACCCAAACCACAACAAAAACAGCTTCAACCTCCACCTccaacaccaccatcatctcTCAAACGGAGCTCATCACAGTGGAGTGCGGTCCCGGGTACATGGTCGTATCCGTGTCACGGATTTTCCTGGAGTGGAAACACATCTCAGAGTCCTCGCTGTACCTGGGCGCTCCCAGCTGTAACGTGACTCAGGTGAACCTCAACCACGTCAAGCTCCTCGTGGAATGGGGAACATGTGGAACTCATCTGCAG CAAAACAACCAGAACAGCACGGTGCAGGTGACCCTCTATAACACGGACATGCGGCTCCAGGTTCCCGTCATCTGCACCTACATCAACAGTTTTATCATCTCTGCAGGATACAGCACCTCTGG ATACAACACGATTAACAATGTGGTGGAGGGATCCGGGATGTACCACGTGACCGTGCGCTTGTTAAATGGGACAAACCCTCTGCCTCAGAACTACACCCTGTCCCCTGAAGATGAGGTCATCATTGAGGTGGGGCTGAACTCCAACATCTCACATATTAAAGTGGTCATTAATAAATGCTGGGCTCATCCCAGTAACAACGCCATCGAGCCGCCGCAAAGCATCTTCCACGAGAACAG ttgTCCAGTCCTGGACAAATACACCAGGGTGCTGCAGAACGGTGAATCCTCTCACTCTCAGTTGGCTGTATCTCTGTTCTACCTGGTGGACTTTGACGTTATTTACCTGCACTGTCAGATTCAGATCTGCATCGAGACGTCAGAAGCCACGTGTCGCCCT AACTGTAACACGACCTCCCGCATGGCGAGAACCTCCAGAGGAGCTAACGTGATCGGGATGGCTAAAGCCTCATGCGGTCCTCTACTGAAGTCACATCAGG aagtcaCCCTGCAGGACACGGTGTGGAACATGCGCACTCTCAGCTTCATCCTCTTGGccttgggagtgtgtgtgttggcagtcGCAGCCCTGGCTGTGGCTTTGTTCTGCAGACGCAGGATGGGAAACTACAACTTCCAGTTCAAGCCACGTGAGGAGAACTTCACCTACCACGTCTTCAACacctga
- the map6a gene encoding microtubule-associated protein 6 homolog: MAWPCITRACCMARFWSQMDKADIAVPLVFTSYSDACDGVRSRPHPVASAVAIETQPGGDGSAQEVVSKGPGAPRTTGSSVMRQDYKAWKVQREPSCKPKREYHEPEVPFNTETQYQKDYKPWPLPRRDHPWIPKASRAEQDGGVEKGQIADRVQEKEILKQRQAKKMEHQTTDKKMEHQTTDKKMEHQTTDKGSEVQHETQKLGGRAAADALNRQIKDEVGAGSSYSTEFKAYTDMKPVKLVRAKSQYQPPDDRTNAETSYSASYRGEQGKRQQGDNTVQDRRRVRTLYSDPQMEPTKVDRSSVPRSKPKKTASSSSSHGKAAKKPKEKQAAAGGSARGSKKKSSENQRPSHKEKSKEMNNKLAEAKELVLKQQHYVQLCQPIRDIGWVQTLKQHLWRCALPDPSESDSAVGRVSDFYSSGTSGEEAEPQEPRSKAVVRFAPNVKY, encoded by the exons ATGGCGTGGCCGTGTATCACCCGCGCGTGCTGCATGGCCCGGTTCTGGTCTCAGATGGACAAGGCCGACATCGCGGTTCCGTTGGTTTTTACGAGCTACTCGGACGCGTGTGATGGAGTCCGGTCACGCCCGCATCCTGTAGCAAGCGCGGTCGCCATAGAAACGCAGCCTGGCGGCGATGGGAGCGCGCAGGAGGTCGTCTCTAAAGGCCCGGGCGCGCCCAGGACGACCGGGTCCAGCGTCATGCGCCAGGACTATAAAGCATGGAAAGTGCAACGCGAACCGAGCTGCAAGCCCAAGCGTGAGTACCACGAACCGGAAGTGCCCTTCAACACCGAGACGCAGTACCAAAAGGACTATAAGCCGTGGCCGCTCCCACGCAGGGATCACCCGTGGATCCCCAAAGCCAGCCGCGCGGAGCAGGACGGCGGCGTGGAGAAGGGCCAGATCGCAGACAGGGTGCAGGAGAAGGAGATCCTGAAGCAGAGGCAGGCCAAGAAGATGGAACACCAGACCACCGACAAGAAGATGGAACACCAGACCACCGACAAGAAGATGGAACACCAGACCACTGACAAGGGGTCTGAGGTCCAGCACGAGACGCAGAAGCTGGGAGGACGAGCGGCCGCCGACGCGCTTAACAGGCAGATCAAAGACGAGGTCGGCGCCGGAAGCTCCTACAG cACGGAGTTTAAAGCGTACACAGACATGAAACCGGTGAAACTCGTCCGCGCCAAATCTCAGTACCAGCCCCCGGACGATAGGACCAACGCGGAGACGAGCTACAGCGCCTCCTACAGGGGAGAGCAGGGCAAGCGTCAGCAGGGAGATAACACGGTGCAGGACAGGAGGAGAGTGCGCACGCTCTACAGTGATCCCCAAATGGAGCCCACTAAA GTGGACAGATCGAGTGTCCCGCGCTCTAAGCCGAAAAAGACGGCGTCCTCTTCATCCTCTCACGGTAAAGCGGCAAAGAAGCCGAAGGAGAAGCAGGCGGCGGCGGGGGGGTCGGCACGCGGCTCCAAGAAGAAGAGCTCTGAGAACCAGCGGCCGAGCCACAAGGAGAAAAGTAAAGAGATGAACAACAAACTGGCTGAGGCGAAAGA GCTGGTGCTGAAACAGCAGCACTACGTTCAGCtctgtcagccaatcagagataTCGGTTGGGTGCAGACGCTAAAGCAACACCTGTGGCGCTGCGCTCTACCTGACCCAAG TGAATCAGACTCTGCAGTTGGTCGAGTCAGTGATTTTTATTCCTCTGGGACATCTGGAGAAGAGGCGGAGCCACAGGAACCTCGCAGCAAGGCTGTAGTGCGCTTCGCTCCTAATGTTAaatactga